A single Oncorhynchus nerka isolate Pitt River linkage group LG10, Oner_Uvic_2.0, whole genome shotgun sequence DNA region contains:
- the mrpl48 gene encoding 39S ribosomal protein L48, mitochondrial yields MNPVIRKASFALHSRVLDQAGLLFRASVSVQHPIQGSLAFSNERQYRTMPTHGIGKYKHLLPKEAPKKKKERQQMKQIKTATDAEYGTLNVKVSGYDMILVEHYSQYIHNLCNRLGVKVAESYALPTKSMEVMVMPEQGTKMYVDAILKTHERIVQLSQLNATLCPTFMEVLLKNQPEGIQLSVKLHTEADYQARFKARPELEGLMAQMT; encoded by the exons ATGAATCCTGTCATTCGCAAG GCTTCCTTCGCACTTCATTCACGTGTGTTGGACCAAGCAGGATTGTTGTTCCG GGCATCAGTATCAGTGCAACATCCGATTCAGG GGAGTCTGGCTTTTTCCAATGAGCGACAATACAGGACCATGCCTACTCATGGGATTGGCAAATATAAGCACCTGTTACCCAAAGAAGCG ccaaagaaaaagaaagagagacagcagATGAAGCAGATCAAAACTGCAACAGATGCAGAGTACGGGACTCTGAATGTGAAAGTGTCTGGGTATGACATGATCCTAGTGGAGCACTACTCCCAGTACATCCACAATCTCTGCAACCGCCTAGGTGTCAAAGTGGCTGAGAG CTATGCATTGCCCACTAAGAGCATGGAAGTCATGGTCATGCCAGAGCAAGGGACCAAGATGTATGTAGATGCCATCCTCAAGACCCATGAGCGAATTGTTCAG CTCAGCCAACTAAACGCCACATTATGCCCCACCTTTATGGAGGTCCTGTTAAAGAATCAGCCAGAGGGGATTCAACTCTCTGTAAAGCTG CACACAGAGGCAGATTACCAAGCCCGTTTCAAGGCGCGTCCAGAGCTAGAGGGACTGATGGCACAGATGACCTAG